The proteins below come from a single Elgaria multicarinata webbii isolate HBS135686 ecotype San Diego chromosome 11, rElgMul1.1.pri, whole genome shotgun sequence genomic window:
- the LOC134405465 gene encoding vomeronasal type-2 receptor 26-like, with the protein MSDPLQIPHEYYQPGDLTIGSISSQFFSFFDTMLFDRHPRATFIEEPVIVTKNYQHVLALVFAMKEVNENPKILPNITLGFHIFDSYFNEKMTYQTTLNLLFSLKRIVPNYKCDTQKNLIATIGGLDSETSFYMATMLHIYKIPQVSYYLFGPMLSTKVLFPFIYRVVPNEEYQYTGIVQLLLHFQWTWVGIITLDDEKGENFVRTLMPMLSQSGICPAFTARIPSFTSFSELSDRYLETEIILHLFSHSKAKVIVVYAETLSTLGLKLLLKETENMEENLGRVWIMTAQWDFLAVQFYRNWDIHVFQGTLSFAVHSNEVPGFQNFLLTLNPHSLNGDNFIRDFWEQAFDCLFLDAYAAGGSNGTCTGMETLQSLSGPFFEMSITPQSYSIYNAVHVVAHAVHAMCSSDTNLRPVTSHPYPQPWQLHPFLRRISFNNSVGDQVSLNEKGELESGFDIINWITFPNKSFSRVKVGMMDPWALQTREFIINEEIITWHSMFNQMPPSSVCNDNCHPSSVRKKKEGEPFCCYNCVPCPERKISNRKDMDNCIECPEDEYPNSNQDGCLPKVLNFLPYDGSLSIGLVCTAFSFSMVTALVLGIFIKYQNTPIVKANNCGLTYTLLISLLLGFLCSLLFIGRPQPVTCLLRQMAFAIIFSVAISSVLAKTITVVLAFIATKPGSRIRNWVGKGLAAFIVLSCSLFQTVICTVWLCMGPPFPDMDMQSLAEEIVVECNEGSGSMFYCVLGYMGFLALVSFVVAFFARKLPDTFNEAKFITFSMLVFCSVWISFVPTYLSTKGKYMVVVEIFSILSSNAGLLGCIFFPKCYIILLKPQLNSKEHLRRRNK; encoded by the exons ATGAGTGATCCCCTTCAGATCCCACATGAGTATTATCAGCCAGGTGATCTCACCATTGGTTCTATCTCTTCCCAGTTCTTCTCCTTCTTTGACACTATGTTGTTTGATCGACATCCCCGTGCAACGTTTATTGAAGAACCTGT CATAGTGACAAAAAACTACCAGCATGTCCTGGCCTTGGTTTTTGCTATGAAGGAGGTCAATGAGAATCCCAAGATCTTACCCAACATTACATTGGGATTCCACATCTTTGACAGCTACTTCAATGAAAAGATGACTTACCAGACCACCCTGAATCTTCTTTTTAGCCTCAAAAGGATTGTCCCCAACTACAAATGTGATACACAGAAGAATCTGATAGCAACCATTGGAGGACTTGACTCTGAAACCTCCTTCTACATGGCCACGATGTTACATAtttacaagattccacag GTCTCTTATTACTTATTTGGTCCTATGCTGAGCACTAAGGTCTTGTTCCCTTTCATCTACCGTGTGGTCCCCAATGAAGAGTACCAGTACACGGGGATTGTCCAACTACTTCTGCATTTCCAATGGACGTGGGTCGGAATCATCACATTGGATGATGAAAAAGGAGAAAATTTTGTGCGAACCTTGATGCCAATGCTTTCTCAGAGTGGCATTTGTCCTGCTTTCACTGCAAGAATCCCATCCTTTACTAGTTTTTCTGAATTATCTGACAGGTACTTAGAGACAGAGATTATACTGCATCTTTTCAGTCATAGCAAAGCCAAAGTGATAGTCGTATATGCAGAAACTCTATCCACGTTGGGCTTGAAGTTGTTGctaaaagaaacagaaaatatgGAGGAGAACCTGGGCAGGGTGTGGATTATGACAGCACAGTGGGATTTTCTAGCAGTACAGTTTTACAGGAACTGGGATATACATGTCTTCCAGGGAACCTTGTCTTTTGCAGTTCACTCCAATGAGGTGCCAGGATTCCaaaatttccttctgaccttaaATCCACACTCTCTAAATGGAGACAATTTTATCAGGGACTTTTGGGAGCAGGCTTTCGACTGTTTATTTTTGGATGCCTATGCGGCTGGAGGGAGCAATGGAACTTGCACTGGGATGGAAACACTGCAGAGCCTGTCTGGTcctttttttgaaatgagcattACTCCTCAAAGCTACAGTATATACAATGCTGTCCATGTTGTGGCACATGCTGTACATGCCATGTGCTCATCGGATACTAATCTCAGACCTGTGACATCACATCCATACCCACAACCATGGCAG CTTCATCCTTTCTTGAGAAGAATTTCATTTAACAACAGCGTTGGTGACCAGGTGTCATTGAATGAGAAAGGTGAATTGGAAAGTGGATTTGACATAATAAACTGGATTACTTTCCCAAACAAATCTTTCTCAAGGGTGAAAGTTGGAATGATGGATCCATGGGCCTTACAAACCAGAGAGTTTATCATCAATGAAGAGATCATCACATGGCACAGCATGTTTAACCAG ATGCCACCCTCGTCAGTGTGCAATGACAACTGCCATCCAAGTTCTGttaggaagaaaaaggaaggagaacCATTCTGTTGTTACAATTGTGTCCCATGTCCAGAGAGGAAGATTTCTAACCGAAAAG ACATGGATAACTGTATTGAGTGCCCAGAAGATGAGTATCCAAACAGCAACCAAGATGGATGCCTTCCCAAGGTTTTAAATTTCCTGCCTTATGATGGAAGCTTGAGCATCGGTTTAGTTTGTACGGCTTTTTCATTTTCCATGGTCACAGCTTTGGTGCTTGGGATATTCATTAAGTACCAAAACACTcccattgtcaaagccaacaatTGTGGCCTCACCTACACActgctcatctccctcctgctcggCTTTCTCTGCTCCTTGCTATTCATTGGCCGCCCTCAGCCAGTCACCTGTCTCCTGCGGCAAATGGCATTTgccatcatcttctcagtggctatTTCTTCTGTGTTGGCAAAAACTATTACGGTGGTTCTGGCATTCATAGCCACCAAACCAGGATCCAGGATAAGGAACTGGGTGGGGAAAGGACTAGCAGCTTTTATAGTTCTGTCCTGCTCCCTTTTTCAAACAGTTATTTGTACTGTGTGGCTCTGCATGGGTCCTCCATTCCCAGACATGGACATGCAATCCTTGGCTGAAGAAATTGTGGTAGAATGTAATGAAGGTTCTGGCTCCATGTTTTACTGTGTTCTGGGGTACATGGGATTTTTGGCTTTAGTCAGCTTTGTTGTGGCTTTCTTTGCTAGGAAGTTGCCCGACAcctttaatgaagccaagttcatcactttcagcatgttggtgtttTGCAGTGTGTGGATCTCTTTTGTTCCAAcgtacctgagcaccaagggaaaatacatggtggttgtggagatcttctccatcttgtcctctAATGCTGGTTTATTGGGCTGTATCTTTTTCCCAAAATGTTATATAATTCTTCTGAAGCCACAGCTGAACAGTAAGGAGCACCTAAGAAGGAGAAATAAATAG